Proteins found in one Melioribacteraceae bacterium 4301-Me genomic segment:
- a CDS encoding NADH-quinone oxidoreductase subunit I yields the protein MSGLKQYLKDTWQGIWTVLVGMKVTFKHLFVPAVTIQYPDVKINLPERARNRLYVNMDDCIGCDQCARACPVDCIEIETVKSIPGEDLGLTSNGKKKALWVTKFNIDIAKCCYCQLCVFPCPTECIYMTDVYEFSEYERENLVYKFATLTEEEAEEKKRNYEKYMAEKEAQKTAAAKTKTEQPKTGDNK from the coding sequence ATGAGCGGATTGAAACAATATCTTAAAGATACATGGCAGGGAATCTGGACAGTCTTAGTTGGAATGAAAGTTACCTTTAAGCATTTATTTGTACCGGCAGTAACTATCCAATATCCAGATGTAAAAATTAACTTACCCGAACGCGCAAGAAATAGATTGTATGTTAATATGGATGACTGTATCGGCTGCGACCAATGTGCACGTGCATGCCCAGTAGATTGTATTGAAATTGAAACGGTTAAATCAATACCAGGTGAAGATTTGGGTTTAACTTCTAACGGTAAAAAGAAAGCTTTGTGGGTAACTAAATTTAATATTGATATCGCTAAGTGCTGTTATTGCCAATTGTGCGTATTCCCTTGTCCAACAGAATGTATTTATATGACAGACGTATATGAATTTTCCGAATATGAAAGAGAAAATCTTGTTTATAAGTTTGCTACTCTAACAGAAGAAGAAGCTGAAGAGAAGAAAAGAAATTACGAAAAATATATGGCTGAAAAAGAAGCTCAAAAAACTGCTGCAGCTAAAACTAAGACAGAACAACCAAAGACAGGTGATAATAAATGA
- the nuoH gene encoding NADH-quinone oxidoreductase subunit NuoH: protein MYDILYNILGNQVVAWIIAAALPLFVFILPFALFAVWLERKVSAHMQDRLGPMRVGWHGVLQTIADIIKLIQKEDIIPAEADKKLFNLAPVLVFAGSYAAFAAIPFSSKYIGSNAEVGIFYVIAVSSFVVVGILMGGWASNNKYALLGAMRSAAQIVSYEIPSAIVILTMVMLTGTLSLDKFSQMQTAYFWNWFILGGPGSGITKFLLIPFMIVGFTILYISTLAEVNRTPFDIPEAESELVAGYHTEYSGMKFAMFFLAEYGNMFAVSAIITLLFFGGYQSPFGYLGNTFKLPWLVPIEQVFWFTGKGIFFVFVQMWLRWTLPRLRVDQLMHLCWKFLIPYSFVNLIIVGFITLFR, encoded by the coding sequence ATGTACGATATTTTATATAACATCTTGGGAAATCAAGTAGTTGCATGGATTATAGCAGCTGCACTGCCTTTGTTTGTCTTTATCCTACCCTTTGCTCTCTTTGCAGTTTGGCTCGAAAGAAAAGTTTCTGCACATATGCAGGATAGACTTGGACCAATGAGAGTTGGCTGGCATGGAGTACTGCAAACAATCGCTGATATTATAAAGCTTATCCAAAAGGAAGATATAATACCCGCAGAAGCTGACAAAAAGCTTTTTAACCTTGCACCAGTTTTAGTTTTTGCTGGTAGTTATGCTGCGTTCGCAGCAATTCCATTCTCAAGCAAATATATAGGCTCCAATGCTGAAGTGGGAATTTTCTACGTAATAGCTGTATCAAGCTTTGTTGTAGTTGGTATTTTAATGGGCGGTTGGGCTTCTAATAATAAATATGCTCTGCTTGGTGCTATGCGGTCTGCAGCTCAAATTGTAAGTTATGAAATTCCAAGCGCGATTGTAATTCTAACAATGGTTATGCTTACAGGTACTCTTAGCTTAGATAAATTCAGCCAAATGCAAACAGCTTATTTTTGGAACTGGTTTATATTGGGAGGTCCAGGCTCAGGAATTACAAAATTCTTATTAATTCCTTTTATGATTGTAGGATTTACAATACTTTACATTAGTACACTAGCAGAAGTTAACAGAACGCCATTCGACATTCCTGAAGCCGAATCAGAACTGGTAGCAGGTTATCACACTGAATACAGCGGAATGAAGTTCGCAATGTTCTTTCTTGCTGAATATGGAAATATGTTCGCAGTCTCAGCAATTATTACCCTGCTATTTTTTGGTGGCTATCAATCACCTTTTGGCTATTTAGGAAATACATTTAAGCTGCCCTGGCTTGTACCAATTGAGCAGGTTTTCTGGTTCACAGGCAAAGGCATCTTTTTCGTCTTCGTTCAAATGTGGCTAAGATGGACTTTACCAAGGCTCCGTGTAGACCAACTAATGCACCTATGCTGGAAATTTTTAATACCTTATTCTTTTGTTAATTTAATTATTGTTGGATTTATTACTTTATTTCGTTAG
- the nuoK gene encoding NADH-quinone oxidoreductase subunit NuoK: MSLHVGLTHFLIVSTILFSMGIYAIVTRKNAIMVLMGVELILNSANINFIAFSKFGNFGLGGQIIALFIIILAAAEAAIALAIVLNIYKTFTHVNIDEIDNLKE; encoded by the coding sequence ATGAGCCTTCATGTTGGATTAACACATTTTCTAATTGTTAGCACAATACTATTTTCTATGGGCATTTATGCCATTGTAACAAGAAAAAATGCGATTATGGTATTGATGGGTGTTGAACTAATTCTAAACTCGGCCAATATTAATTTTATCGCTTTCTCGAAGTTCGGCAATTTTGGTTTAGGTGGACAAATAATAGCATTGTTTATAATTATACTTGCTGCTGCCGAGGCTGCTATTGCTCTTGCTATTGTTCTTAACATATATAAAACATTCACTCATGTAAATATTGATGAAATCGATAACCTAAAAGAATAA
- a CDS encoding NADH-quinone oxidoreductase subunit J yields MSLYDIIFYLFAAITISSGFVVVSSRNIIYSAFALLFTFFGVAGIYVLLGADFIAIVQILVYVGGILILLLFGVMLTNKITNVDIRTGSIHVLPGAIAVGIILGLLSSAMIWTEWKTQPSETPVTTTTALGKLLLNDYILIFELLGILLLIVLIGAASIARREQE; encoded by the coding sequence ATGAGTCTATACGATATTATTTTTTATCTGTTTGCAGCTATTACAATAAGCTCCGGTTTCGTGGTGGTCTCCTCGAGAAATATTATCTACTCTGCTTTTGCTTTGTTGTTCACTTTCTTTGGTGTGGCTGGAATTTATGTGCTGCTCGGTGCAGATTTTATCGCAATTGTTCAGATTCTTGTTTACGTGGGCGGCATTTTAATCCTGCTTCTGTTCGGCGTTATGCTTACAAATAAAATTACAAATGTTGACATAAGAACGGGTTCAATCCACGTATTGCCAGGTGCAATTGCAGTTGGAATTATATTAGGACTCTTATCCTCTGCTATGATTTGGACTGAATGGAAAACTCAACCTTCTGAAACACCTGTTACAACTACAACCGCCTTAGGGAAATTACTATTAAACGACTATATACTAATTTTTGAATTGCTTGGAATTCTCTTATTAATTGTCTTAATTGGCGCTGCATCTATAGCAAGAAGAGAACAAGAATAA